In Amaranthus tricolor cultivar Red isolate AtriRed21 chromosome 3, ASM2621246v1, whole genome shotgun sequence, a single window of DNA contains:
- the LOC130809324 gene encoding uncharacterized protein LOC130809324: MPVCFTLVKKIRDCYGWNGDVNFEPSISIGAWIGECPVYSKHGDEAAYGPDVSTFDVFVETEKELECPVREISSYQVLQNHRRRSYSFHCESRKRWSSICVDVRQHL, from the exons ATGCCTGTTTGCTTTACATTAGTTAAAAAGATCAGGGATTGTTATGGCTGGAATGGAGATGTAAATTTTGAACCAAGTATAAGTATTGGAGCATGGATTGGGGAATGTCCTGTCTATTCGAAGCATGGTGACGAAGCTGCTTATGGTCCAGATGTTTCCACTTTTGATGTGTTTGTAGAAACAGAGAAAGAGTTGGAATGTCCTGTCCGTGAAATTTCTAGCTATCAG GTACTACAAAATCATAGAAGGAGATCATATTCTTTTCATTGTGAATCGAGAAAGAGATGGAGTTCGATTTGCGTTGATGTACGACAGCATCTTTGA